CCACATTTCCTGTTTCTATACCTGTCCTTAAATCTTTTGCCATCCTGTAGGGGTGAAGCACGTAGGAACGAATCTGGTTGCCCCAGCCAATCTCTTTTTTTCCGGCATGGAGTTCATCCATTTTTTCTTCCTGTTCCTGCCGCTTCATATCATAAAGGCGGGATTTGAGGAGCTTCATTGCCGTTGCCTTGTTTTTGTGCTGGGACCGCTGATTCTGGCACTGGACAACAATTCCTGTCGGCATGTGCGTTATCCTTATGGCAGAGTCCGTTTTGTTAACGTGCTGCCCACCGGCGCCACTTGCCCTGTAGGTATCAATCCTCAAGTCCGCTTCATCGATATCGATATCAACATCTTCTTCAAGCTCGGGAAGAACAAAAACGGAAGCGAAGGAGGTATGCCTTCTCTTGTTCGAATCAAAGGGTGAAATCCTGACAAGCCTGTGTATACCTATTTCGGCCTTCAGATAACCATAGGAATAATCACCGCCTGCAGTAAAGGTGACGCTTTTTATTCCCGCCTCTTCCCCTTCCTGGTAATCAACAATATCCGTCTTGTAGCCCTTTTTTTCACACCACCTCAGATACATGCGAAGAAGCATGTCGGCCCAATCCTGTGACTCCGTCCCGCCGGCCCCTGAATGAACAGTGACAATAGCATTACCGGCGTCGTGGTCCCCGGAGAGCATTCGCCGAAACTCCATGTTATCAAGATCACTCCCCAGACGGGCAACTTCTTCCTCAACTTCCTTAAGGAGATCGCCGTCACCCTCTTCTTCCGCCATTTCCAGAAGAAGAGCGCCCTCCTCGATGGAAGCTTTCAGCCGGGACCAGCCTTCAACAACATTATTGACGGAGGTCCTCTCCTTGAGAAGTTTCCGGGCCCTTTCATTATCGTCCCAGAAATCGGGTTCCGCTATGATATGTTCAAGTTCTG
This DNA window, taken from Deltaproteobacteria bacterium, encodes the following:
- the prfB gene encoding peptide chain release factor 2 (programmed frameshift), giving the protein MIADIKSNIIELEKRLDELRGYLDLAEKSKRLSELEHIIAEPDFWDDNERARKLLKERTSVNNVVEGWSRLKASIEEGALLLEMAEEEGDGDLLKEVEEEVARLGSDLDNMEFRRMLSGDHDAGNAIVTVHSGAGGTESQDWADMLLRMYLRWCEKKGYKTDIVDYQEGEEAGIKSVTFTAGGDYSYGYLKAEIGIHRLVRISPFDSNKRRHTSFASVFVLPELEEDVDIDIDEADLRIDTYRASGAGGQHVNKTDSAIRITHMPTGIVVQCQNQRSQHKNKATAMKLLKSRLYDMKRQEQEEKMDELHAGKKEIGWGNQIRSYVLHPYRMAKDLRTGIETGNVDAVLDGDLDDFILGYLKGN